The following are encoded in a window of Pseudalgibacter alginicilyticus genomic DNA:
- a CDS encoding TAT-variant-translocated molybdopterin oxidoreductase: protein MSSNKKYWKSVEELNENSSIVEALKQNEFVEEIPTDEFLGDKDTLEASSTTRRDFLKYVGFSTAAASLAACEGPVKKAIPYVVQPTEIIPGVANYYATTIADGFDFASVLVKTREGRPIKIENNTMAATNGSANARVNASVLGLYDSLRVQGPKKEGNSISWSDFDIETNKKLTELNDAGKAIVLLTQTFASPSTNNLIAEFKEKYANARHVIYDAISESAALDAYQAKYGERGLADYDFSKAMTIVSVGADFLGDWQGGGFDAGYSKNKIPVQGKMSRHIQFEANMSLTGANADKRVPLTPSQQKIALAKLYSYIVGGSVSGNLPETIETAIKNAASQLKSAGSKGVVVTGIQDVNAQTVALEINEALNSQAFNPNTPIKTRQGNDRAVSALVQDMKAGNVGAIIMSGVNPVYTLSNAKEFVEGLEKTELSITFSMKEDETSSLTQYIAAAPHYLESWGDVEIKKGHYGLTQPTIRPLFDTRQFQEVLLKWNGNDLSFHDYIKDNWNSNILGGNSFNQALHDGGFVYGTSIGALNGGSTQTITTTTTELKDKKKRTFVGGIIHDVAVGVGIKDEDKDQFVTSTSSNSISTSKFNEVSGMSVKSGVAAASALASSAKSEGLELTLYTKVGMGDGQQANNPWLQEFPDPITRTSWDNYLTISRADANALGLMNKHVANGALNGSYANVTVNGTTITVPVMIQPGQAKGSVGLSFGYGKRKGLKEEMQTGVNAFALYHGFNTIQNITVEAAEGEHEFASVQLHNTLMGRGDILNETSLEIFNTKDKKHWNAIPMVSLDHKETPVTSPDVDLWDEFDRSIGYHFNLSIDLNACTGCGACVIACHAENNVPVVGKTEVRRSRDMHWLRIDRYYSSEESFEGDNNKKDNISGLGSSLSEFGELEVASENPQVAFQPVMCQHCNHAPCETVCPVAATSHGRQGQNHMAYNRCVGTRYCANNCPYKVRRFNWFRYNGNDEFDYHMNDDLGRMVLNPDVVVRSRGVMEKCSMCIQMTQKTILDAKRDGREIKDGEFQTACSAACSSGAMVFGDINDKESKVAKLLEDNRMYHLLEYVGTKPNVQYHTKVRNTTEA from the coding sequence GTACGGCAGCTGCATCTTTGGCGGCTTGTGAAGGGCCTGTGAAAAAAGCCATTCCTTATGTAGTGCAACCAACTGAAATTATACCTGGTGTTGCTAACTATTATGCAACAACTATTGCAGATGGATTTGATTTTGCAAGTGTCTTAGTTAAAACCCGTGAGGGGCGTCCTATTAAAATTGAAAATAATACTATGGCAGCTACTAATGGTAGTGCTAATGCCAGGGTAAATGCTTCAGTTTTAGGCTTGTATGATAGTCTAAGGGTTCAGGGACCAAAAAAAGAAGGGAACTCTATTTCTTGGAGTGATTTTGATATTGAAACAAATAAGAAATTAACAGAATTAAATGATGCTGGGAAAGCAATTGTGTTGTTAACACAAACTTTTGCTAGCCCATCAACTAATAATTTAATTGCTGAGTTTAAAGAAAAATATGCTAATGCTCGTCATGTTATTTATGATGCTATTTCAGAATCAGCTGCGTTAGACGCTTATCAAGCTAAATATGGAGAACGTGGATTAGCTGATTACGATTTCTCTAAGGCAATGACCATTGTTTCTGTAGGGGCTGACTTTTTAGGAGACTGGCAAGGTGGTGGTTTTGATGCTGGTTACTCTAAAAATAAAATACCAGTTCAAGGCAAAATGTCAAGACACATTCAGTTTGAAGCGAATATGTCATTAACAGGTGCTAATGCAGACAAGCGTGTGCCTTTAACACCTTCACAACAAAAAATAGCTTTAGCTAAATTATATAGTTATATTGTTGGTGGTTCCGTTTCTGGAAATTTACCTGAAACTATTGAAACAGCAATTAAAAATGCAGCTTCTCAATTAAAGAGTGCTGGTAGTAAAGGTGTGGTAGTTACAGGTATTCAAGATGTGAACGCACAAACCGTTGCTTTGGAAATAAATGAGGCTTTAAATAGTCAAGCATTTAATCCTAATACACCAATAAAAACAAGACAAGGAAATGATAGAGCTGTTTCAGCTTTAGTTCAAGATATGAAAGCAGGCAATGTGGGCGCTATTATAATGAGTGGCGTTAATCCTGTTTATACTTTGTCCAATGCTAAAGAATTTGTAGAGGGTTTAGAAAAAACGGAGCTGTCTATTACGTTTTCAATGAAAGAAGATGAAACGTCTTCATTAACACAATATATTGCAGCAGCACCACATTATTTGGAATCTTGGGGTGATGTTGAAATTAAAAAAGGACATTATGGTTTAACACAGCCTACAATACGTCCTTTATTTGATACAAGACAATTTCAAGAGGTTTTATTAAAATGGAACGGAAATGATCTTTCTTTTCATGATTATATTAAAGACAATTGGAATTCTAATATTTTAGGTGGTAATTCATTTAACCAAGCATTGCATGATGGAGGCTTTGTGTATGGTACTTCAATTGGAGCTTTAAATGGAGGTTCAACACAAACTATTACTACTACTACAACGGAATTAAAGGACAAGAAAAAAAGAACGTTTGTTGGAGGTATCATCCATGATGTCGCTGTAGGTGTTGGTATTAAAGATGAAGATAAAGATCAATTTGTTACAAGTACTTCATCTAATTCAATAAGTACATCAAAATTCAATGAAGTATCTGGTATGTCGGTTAAATCTGGTGTAGCAGCAGCAAGTGCTTTAGCATCTTCTGCAAAATCAGAAGGATTAGAATTAACATTATATACCAAAGTGGGAATGGGTGATGGGCAGCAAGCCAATAACCCTTGGCTACAAGAATTCCCTGATCCAATAACAAGAACATCTTGGGATAACTATTTAACAATTTCTAGAGCAGATGCCAATGCATTAGGTTTAATGAATAAACATGTTGCTAATGGAGCTTTAAATGGTAGTTATGCTAATGTTACAGTAAATGGAACAACTATAACTGTTCCAGTAATGATTCAACCAGGGCAAGCAAAAGGCTCTGTTGGGTTATCATTTGGTTACGGAAAAAGAAAAGGATTAAAAGAAGAAATGCAAACTGGGGTTAATGCGTTTGCGTTATACCATGGTTTTAATACAATACAGAATATTACAGTAGAAGCTGCAGAAGGTGAACATGAGTTTGCTTCTGTACAACTTCACAATACTTTAATGGGTCGTGGCGATATTCTTAATGAAACTTCTTTAGAGATTTTTAATACTAAAGACAAGAAACATTGGAATGCTATTCCTATGGTTTCTTTAGATCATAAAGAAACTCCAGTAACATCTCCTGATGTTGATTTATGGGATGAGTTTGATCGTTCTATTGGGTATCATTTTAATTTGTCTATTGATTTAAATGCTTGTACTGGTTGTGGTGCTTGTGTTATTGCTTGTCATGCAGAAAATAATGTACCTGTTGTAGGTAAAACAGAAGTACGCCGTAGCCGTGATATGCATTGGTTGCGTATTGATAGATATTATTCATCTGAAGAGTCTTTTGAAGGTGATAATAATAAAAAGGACAATATTTCAGGTTTAGGAAGTTCATTAAGTGAATTTGGTGAATTAGAAGTAGCTTCTGAAAATCCTCAAGTAGCTTTTCAGCCTGTTATGTGTCAACATTGTAATCACGCACCTTGTGAAACAGTTTGTCCAGTAGCAGCTACATCACACGGTAGACAAGGTCAAAATCATATGGCTTACAACCGTTGTGTTGGTACTAGATATTGTGCAAATAACTGTCCTTATAAAGTACGTCGATTTAACTGGTTCAGATACAATGGAAATGATGAGTTTGATTATCATATGAATGATGATTTAGGTCGTATGGTATTAAACCCTGATGTAGTTGTACGTTCTCGTGGAGTTATGGAAAAATGTTCTATGTGTATTCAAATGACACAGAAAACAATTCTTGATGCAAAACGTGATGGGCGTGAAATTAAAGATGGTGAATTTCAAACCGCCTGTTCTGCTGCTTGTAGTAGTGGAGCTATGGTGTTTGGAGACATCAATGATAAAGAAAGCAAAGTTGCAAAACTTTTAGAAGATAACCGTATGTATCACTTGTTAGAGTACGTTG